A single genomic interval of Selenobaculum gibii harbors:
- a CDS encoding DeoR/GlpR family DNA-binding transcription regulator produces MFVEERKEQILEMVRKFGKVKVKELSERFDVTEDCIRKDLASLEKRNLLKRAYGGAVSIRSNPHAIEVSARKCQNLEGKKIIASKAVELIQEGDVVFLDLSTTNIEVAKLIAVSNKKITVITNMLEVLLVLKEATQRVIFVGGELNDERDGFFGAMTIQILLQFKFDIAFLGAAGINVYDNEVTTYGVDDGLTKDAALKTSRRTYLLAEVNKFSHDGNYKYAAITDFDGMITDMGLSDVVKNKVTQYSIELI; encoded by the coding sequence ATGTTTGTTGAGGAACGCAAAGAGCAAATTTTAGAGATGGTGCGTAAATTTGGAAAAGTAAAGGTCAAAGAACTAAGTGAACGCTTTGATGTTACGGAAGATTGTATTCGCAAAGATTTGGCATCATTAGAAAAAAGAAATTTATTAAAACGCGCTTATGGTGGTGCGGTTAGTATTCGCTCTAATCCGCATGCGATTGAAGTGAGTGCAAGGAAATGTCAGAATCTCGAAGGGAAAAAAATAATTGCTAGTAAGGCGGTAGAACTGATACAAGAGGGCGATGTAGTATTTCTCGATCTTTCTACGACAAATATTGAAGTTGCAAAGTTGATTGCAGTTTCTAATAAAAAAATTACGGTTATTACAAATATGCTTGAAGTATTGCTCGTTTTAAAAGAAGCGACCCAACGCGTAATTTTTGTCGGCGGCGAATTAAATGATGAGCGAGATGGTTTTTTCGGCGCAATGACGATACAGATATTATTGCAATTTAAATTCGATATTGCTTTTTTGGGGGCAGCAGGAATTAATGTCTATGATAATGAGGTTACGACGTATGGCGTAGATGACGGCTTGACGAAAGATGCGGCATTAAAGACAAGTCGGCGGACCTATTTATTGGCAGAAGTAAATAAATTCAGCCATGATGGAAATTATAAATATGCTGCTATCACAGATTTTGATGGTATGATTACAGATATGGGATTAAGTGATGTAGTGAAGAATAAAGTAACACAATATAGTATAGAGCTAATCTAA
- a CDS encoding ABC transporter ATP-binding protein/permease gives MEKLNMNRDFFRGVWKLTKGYWNSEEKWKARGLFGIVIAMNFAIVYALVLLNQWYNEFYTSLQNYDKDSFLPLIGYFSVVAFTYVALSVYSIYLRQMLQINWRKWMTKSYLDKWSQARNYYKMQVIENQTDNPDQRMTEDIRDFVELTLTLLLGFLRQITTLVAFIVILWQLSGVIALPLGSMSLEIHGYMVWICLIYAIGGTYLTTKIGNPLVRLNFDQQRLEADFRFGLIRYRENGESIAFYGGEKAENKNVEGRFRSVVKNYFSLMKYQKRLSWFVNIYGQTAIIVPIFLIVPAYFAKQIQWGGIMQTLTAFDKVQTALSFFVESYATIAQWQSVVNRLVNFTNNMEKVEQIQGETQIKPVQDNNFQVKSLDVTLPTGRVLLNNLNFNIAPGETILITGDSGCGKSTLLRAISGIWPFGEGEVQIPDGHQCFFLPQRPYLPLGSLRDALLYPQENSLVSQQEIKNVMEKCELIHFFDRVNEVDDWSRILSLGEQQRVAFARVLLAKPDIVFLDESTSALDEKTEAVMYKLLKENLPNAAILSIGHRSTLHQYHKQQLHLSGDGNWQFSMI, from the coding sequence ATGGAAAAATTAAATATGAATCGAGATTTTTTTCGAGGCGTATGGAAGTTAACAAAAGGTTATTGGAATAGTGAAGAAAAGTGGAAAGCGAGAGGGCTTTTTGGCATCGTTATTGCAATGAACTTTGCAATTGTCTATGCGCTTGTCTTACTTAATCAATGGTATAACGAATTTTATACATCTTTGCAAAATTATGATAAAGATAGTTTTTTGCCGCTTATTGGATATTTTTCTGTAGTGGCATTTACGTATGTTGCACTATCGGTTTATTCAATTTATTTAAGGCAAATGTTACAGATTAATTGGCGAAAGTGGATGACGAAGTCCTATTTAGACAAGTGGTCACAGGCGCGCAATTATTATAAAATGCAGGTGATTGAAAATCAAACGGATAATCCTGATCAACGTATGACGGAAGATATTCGCGATTTTGTGGAATTAACGTTAACTTTATTATTAGGTTTTTTACGGCAGATTACAACGCTAGTTGCTTTTATCGTTATTTTATGGCAGTTGTCAGGTGTCATTGCCTTGCCGCTTGGAAGTATGAGTCTTGAAATTCATGGCTATATGGTATGGATATGCTTAATTTATGCAATTGGTGGAACCTACTTAACAACAAAAATTGGGAACCCGCTCGTTAGACTCAATTTTGATCAACAGCGCTTGGAAGCGGATTTTCGTTTTGGGTTAATTCGCTATCGTGAAAATGGTGAAAGCATAGCTTTTTATGGTGGTGAAAAAGCGGAAAATAAAAATGTTGAGGGGCGCTTTAGATCTGTAGTAAAAAACTATTTTTCATTAATGAAATATCAAAAAAGATTGTCCTGGTTTGTAAATATCTATGGGCAGACTGCAATTATTGTACCAATCTTTTTGATTGTACCAGCTTATTTTGCCAAACAGATCCAATGGGGCGGGATTATGCAGACTTTGACTGCTTTTGATAAAGTACAAACGGCGTTATCGTTCTTTGTTGAGAGCTATGCGACGATTGCACAGTGGCAGTCGGTCGTTAATCGTTTAGTGAACTTTACGAATAATATGGAAAAGGTTGAACAGATCCAAGGAGAAACACAAATCAAACCTGTTCAAGATAATAATTTCCAGGTGAAATCTTTAGATGTTACTTTGCCAACAGGGCGTGTGCTATTAAACAATTTGAATTTTAATATTGCACCTGGCGAAACTATCTTAATTACAGGAGATTCTGGATGTGGAAAAAGTACATTGTTACGAGCGATTTCTGGGATTTGGCCTTTTGGAGAAGGTGAGGTGCAGATTCCAGATGGTCATCAGTGCTTCTTTTTACCACAGCGTCCATATTTGCCTTTGGGAAGTTTGCGTGATGCCTTGCTGTATCCACAGGAGAACAGTTTGGTTTCGCAGCAGGAAATAAAAAATGTAATGGAAAAATGTGAACTTATACATTTTTTTGATAGAGTAAATGAAGTGGATGATTGGTCGAGAATCTTATCATTGGGTGAGCAGCAGCGGGTGGCTTTTGCCAGGGTTTTGTTAGCGAAACCTGATATTGTATTTTTAGATGAATCTACATCAGCACTTGACGAAAAAACGGAAGCTGTGATGTATAAATTATTAAAAGAAAATTTGCCGAACGCTGCAATTTTAAGTATTGGACATCGTTCGACATTACATCAATATCATAAGCAACAATTGCATTTATCTGGTGATGGAAATTGGCAGTTTAGTATGATTTGA
- the galE gene encoding UDP-glucose 4-epimerase GalE has protein sequence MRILVTGGAGYIGSHTVRMLEKEDHRVIVYDNLIKGHHESVKNSCFVEGDLFDTKLLKETMEQYKIEAVVHFAAYSLVGESMENPQLYYHNNVNGTLNLLNVMQECGINKLVFSSTAAVYGEPELIPIDESARKEPTNVYGRTKLIMENAMADYAKAYGLKYIALRYFNACGADEHGDIGEDHTPESHLIPLVLQTCLGKRDAIKIFGDDYPTEDGTCIRDYIHVNDLAKAHILSLKALFKGAESAVYNLGNGNGFSVKEIIETAEKVTGITIKKEITPRRAGDPAILIASSEKIKKELGWQPEYTDVEKVIASAWKWHQNHPNGFVEG, from the coding sequence TTGCGTATACTAGTTACGGGTGGAGCTGGATATATAGGTTCACATACTGTTCGAATGCTGGAAAAAGAAGACCATAGGGTCATCGTTTATGATAATTTAATAAAAGGGCATCATGAATCTGTAAAAAATAGTTGTTTCGTTGAAGGTGATTTATTCGATACAAAGCTTTTAAAAGAAACGATGGAGCAATATAAAATAGAAGCAGTTGTTCATTTTGCAGCATATAGTTTAGTAGGCGAATCGATGGAAAATCCGCAGTTATATTATCATAATAATGTGAACGGGACTTTGAATTTACTGAATGTAATGCAAGAGTGTGGAATAAATAAGCTGGTTTTTTCGTCAACTGCCGCTGTTTATGGAGAGCCAGAACTGATTCCAATCGACGAATCAGCACGCAAAGAGCCAACGAATGTTTACGGCAGAACAAAATTAATTATGGAAAATGCGATGGCTGATTATGCAAAGGCTTATGGATTAAAGTATATTGCATTGCGTTATTTTAATGCCTGCGGTGCGGATGAGCATGGAGATATTGGCGAAGATCATACTCCAGAAAGTCATTTGATTCCATTGGTGTTGCAAACTTGTTTAGGCAAGCGGGATGCGATTAAAATTTTCGGTGATGATTATCCAACGGAAGATGGGACTTGCATTCGCGATTACATTCATGTGAATGATTTAGCAAAGGCGCATATTTTATCATTAAAAGCCTTATTTAAAGGCGCTGAGTCTGCGGTATATAATCTTGGTAATGGCAATGGTTTTTCGGTAAAAGAAATTATTGAGACGGCTGAGAAAGTCACGGGAATAACGATAAAAAAAGAAATAACGCCAAGAAGAGCAGGGGATCCTGCGATATTGATTGCTAGTTCTGAGAAGATTAAAAAAGAGCTAGGGTGGCAGCCTGAATATACAGATGTAGAAAAAGTAATTGCATCTGCTTGGAAATGGCATCAAAATCATCCAAATGGTTTTGTAGAGGGGTAG